The following proteins are encoded in a genomic region of Nakaseomyces glabratus chromosome J, complete sequence:
- the USE1 gene encoding SNAP receptor USE1 (CAGL0J05368g~Ortholog(s) have SNAP receptor activity, role in retrograde vesicle-mediated transport, Golgi to ER and SNARE complex, integral component of cytoplasmic side of endoplasmic reticulum membrane localization), with protein sequence MSSTLIDFLVTSKEACNNKCRREAAIRDGTVEQYEQQYSKTSFEYDSKCYSLLKDMEKEYNKYESSIKHRRYSEDFDGTHGDEDDSKELKINTEDESVAELRKRLLGRLSDKAEQDAGQSVETQIQNHEDMQQNLYEDMSKLVGSLKQGAVAFQNALEEDQKVLGAAEIGIQVASRGIVDISGKLKTYDKAKLGYLFYILTFLFMFIGLCVTFIIIKIFPAM encoded by the coding sequence ATGTCATCAACATTGATTGATTTTTTGGTTACTTCAAAGGAAGCTTGCAATAACAAGTGCAGAAGAGAAGCTGCTATCAGAGATGGAACAGTGGAGCAATATGAACAACAGTACTCCAAGACATCATTTGAATATGATTCAAAATGTTACAGCCTCTTAAAAGATATGGAAAAAGAGTATAATAAGTATGAATCATCAATAAAACATAGAAGGTACAGTGAGGACTTTGATGGCACGCATGgcgatgaagatgattcAAAAGAGCTTAAAATTAATACAGAGGATGAATCGGTTGCTGAACTAAGAAAACGATTACTAGGCAGACTGAGTGACAAGGCTGAACAGGATGCTGGACAATCTGTTGAAACTCAGATTCAAAATCATGAGGACATGCAACAGAACTTGTATGAGGATATGAGCAAACTTGTAGGCAGCTTGAAGCAAGGTGCAGTAGCATTTCAAAACGCCTTGGAAGAGGATCAAAAAGTTCTTGGTGCAGCTGAAATAGGTATTCAAGTGGCGTCGCGAGGCATTGTTGACATAAGTGGGAAGCTTAAAACCTATGACAAAGCCAAACTTGgatatttgttttatattttgactTTCCTATTTATGTTCATTGGTTTATGCGTTACatttatcatcattaaaatattcCCAGCTATGTAA
- a CDS encoding uncharacterized protein (CAGL0J05390g~Protein of unknown function), whose translation MKNYIKSRINCSLFYNHLLLCVFGDFVLNIEISMGSYTHFEVLNPMLSVTPSVQVIYFQKFRFLLVFLFLFEVMRMLGTASVLLVERLLENLPMDLMDGGALNPHAPYMK comes from the coding sequence atgaaaaattatataaaaagcAGAATTAATTGCAGTTTATTCTACAATCACTTGCTCCTTTGTGTATTTGGTGATTTCGTTCTCAATATTGAAATAAGTATGGGCTCTTATACACATTTCGAGGTGCTCAACCCGATGCTTTCTGTTACTCCTTCTGTTCAGGTGATTTATTTCCAGAAGTTTCGTTTTCttttagtatttttatttcttttcgaAGTGATGAGAATGCTTGGAACTGCTAGTGTTCTACTAGTGGAGAGACTTTTGGAGAACTTGCCTATGGATTTGATGGATGGCGGAGCATTGAACCCCCACGCTCCCTATATGAAATAA
- the LSG1 gene encoding ribosome biogenesis GTPase LSG1 (CAGL0J05412g~Ortholog(s) have mRNA binding activity and role in ascospore formation, conjugation with cellular fusion, ribosomal large subunit assembly, ribosomal subunit export from nucleus) encodes MPPKTEPKKWKPPKGPKPIQRKNKNPIGLGRAIMHQRSKENTIEYLPDGEMRFTTDKHEANWVKLRSVTQESALDEFLNTAALADKDFTADRHSNVKIIRIDNGDGSATSQGFSLTNEQKSTIDAKQRALANDLIVPRRPYWDESMTKYQLERQENDAFLEWRRKLAHLQENNEDLLLTPFERNIEVWKQLWRVVERSDLVVQIVDARDPLLFRSVDLERYVTEVDDRKQNLLLINKADLLTRNQRITWAKYFAKKNNSYAFYSALRANQLLEKQKELGDDYSEEHIEEESDDSEETLEESVREGIKILTIDQLEELFLSRAPSEPLTEPLPGQESLLQIGLVGYPNVGKSSTINSLVGAKKVSVSSTPGKTKHFQTIKLSDHVMLCDCPGLVFANFAYNKGELVCNGVLPIDQLRDYVGPCALVAERIPKYYLEAVYGIHIQTRSREESGDIEPENPTAQELLVAYARARGYMTQGFGSADESRASRYILKDYVNGKLLYVNPPPHLEDDTPYTREECKEFNKELYVFDKLPETRQEQLREAAKAKGIEVLDLARDLSKLTFSAHTAAEANKKASSVTHGGKQAALYNAADDLDREFFNMNKVEGKLTTPFHKQQSQSGSKKHNKKNKKGKVRNLNFE; translated from the coding sequence aTGCCGCCAAAGACTGAGCCTAAGAAATGGAAGCCACCAAAGGGTCCCAAGCCCATCCAgagaaagaacaagaacccCATTGGGCTGGGTAGGGCTATCATGCACCAGCGGTCCAAGGAGAACACTATTGAGTATCTACCTGATGGTGAGATGCGGTTCACTACCGACAAGCACGAGGCCAACTGGGTGAAGCTACGGTCTGTGACGCAGGAGAGTGCGCTGGATGAGTTTTTGAACACCGCTGCGTTGGCTGACAAGGATTTCACTGCTGACAGGCACTCGAACGTTAAGATCATCAGGATCGACAACGGTGATGGCTCCGCTACATCTCAGGGCTTTTCCTTGACCAACGAACAGAAATCTACCATCGACGCTAAACAACGTGCTTTGGCCAATGACTTGATTGTGCCAAGGAGGCCGTACTGGGACGAGTCCATGACGAAATATCAGTTGGAGAGACAAGAGAACGACGCCTTCTTGGAATGGAGACGTAAATTGGCTCACTTACAAGAGAATAACGAGGATTTACTGTTGACTCcttttgaaagaaacatAGAAGTCTGGAAACAACTGTGGAGAGTGGTCGAAAGAAGTGATTTAGTTGTTCAAATCGTGGACGCCAGAGACCCACTGCTTTTCAGATCTGTCGATTTAGAGAGATACGTTACAGAAGTGGATGACCGTAAACAGAATCTATTGCTTATCAACAAGGCAGATTTACTGACTAGAAACCAAAGAATAACGTGGGCTAAATACTTTGCTAAGAAGAATAACTCATATGCTTTTTACTCCGCATTAAGAGCCAATCAGTTACtggaaaaacaaaaagaactAGGTGATGATTACAGCGAAGAACACATAGAGGAAGAATCGGATGACAGTGAAGAGACGCTTGAAGAAAGTGTCAGAGAAGGTATTAAGATCTTAACCATTGATCAATTAGAGGAATTATTCTTATCTAGAGCACCATCTGAGCCACTTACTGAACCTTTGCCTGGTCAAGAATCTCTGTTACAAATTGGTTTAGTTGGTTACCCTAATGTAGGTAAATCCTCTACTATTAACTCTCTAGTTGGTGCAAAGAAAGTCTCTGTTTCCTCCACTCCAGGTAAAACCAAGCATTTCCAAACCATTAAACTGTCAGATCATGTTATGCTTTGTGATTGTCCCGGTTTAGTGTTCGCAAACTTCGCTTACAACAAGGGTGAGTTGGTTTGTAACGGTGTGTTACCAATCGATCAACTTCGTGACTATGTTGGTCCATGTGCTTTAGTTGCTGAACGTATTCCTAAGTACTACTTGGAAGCAGTATACGGTATCCATATTCAAACAAGATCAAGGGAGGAAAGTGGTGATATAGAACCAGAGAACCCAACGGCGCAAGAGTTACTAGTCGCATATGCGCGTGCTCGTGGTTACATGACCCAAGGTTTTGGTTCTGCAGATGAATCAAGAGCAAGTCGTTATATTCTAAAGGACTATGTCAATGGTAAGTTACTATATGTCAATCCACCACCACATCTAGAAGATGATACACCATACACTAGAGAAGAATGTAAAGAGTTCAACAAGGAATTATACGTATTTGATAAACTACCGGAAACTCGTCAAGAACAACTAAGGGAAGCAGCAAAAGCTAAAGGTATTGAAGTGCTTGATCTAGCTAGAGACCTTTCCAAACTGACATTCTCTGCACATACAGCTGCCGAGGCAAACAAGAAAGCGTCGTCGGTAACACACGGTGGTAAGCAAGCCGCGCTATACAATGCCGCAGACGATTTGGATAGAGAATTTTTTAACATGAACAAAGTCGAAGGGAAACTCACGACTCCATTCCATAAGCAGCAATCTCAATCTGGTTCAAAGAAacacaacaagaagaacaaaaaggGTAAAGTCCGTAACTTAAACTTTGAATAA
- the TPM1 gene encoding tropomyosin TPM1 (CAGL0J05434g~Ortholog(s) have role in actin filament bundle assembly, actin filament reorganization, pseudohyphal growth and actin filament bundle, cellular bud neck contractile ring localization), which produces MDKVREKLNNLKLEAESWQEKYEELKEKNKELEQEKTDLENQAKALTVKNQSLEEEVEKLESGADQSRGLEQEKTDLENQVKALTVKNQTLEEEVEKLESELSELKQTSEESTTLRSNNENFTKKNQQLEEELEESDAKLKETTEKLRESDLKVDQLERRVTALEEERDEAEKKNEELTAKYEEAKKELDEIAASLENL; this is translated from the coding sequence ATGGATAAAGTTAGAGAGAAGTTGAACAACTTGAAGTTGGAAGCCGAGTCGTGGCAAGAGAAGTACGAGGAGTTGAAggagaagaacaaagaattGGAGCAGGAGAAGACTGATCTGGAGAACCAGGCCAAGGCTTTGACTGTCAAGAACCAGTCTCTTGAGGAGGAAGTTGAGAAGTTGGAGAGTGGTGCTGATCAGTCCCGTGGCTTGGAACAGGAGAAGACTGATCTGGAGAaccaggtgaaggctctgaCTGTCAAGAACCAGactttggaagaagaagtcgAGAAGCTGGAATCTGAGTTGTCTGAATTGAAGCAAACCTCTGAGGAGTCCACTACTCTAAGGTCCAACAACGAGAACTTCACCAAGAAGAACCAGCAATTGGAGGAGGAGCTTGAAGAGAGTGACGCCAAGTTGAAGGAAACTACGGAGAAGTTGAGAGAATCTGACCTAAAGGTCGATCAATTGGAGAGAAGGGTCACTGccttggaagaagaaagagacgAGGCCGAGAAGAAGAACGAAGAATTGACCGCCAAGTACGAAGAAGCAAAGAAGGAATTGGACGAGATTGCCGCTTCCCTAGAAAACTTGTAA
- the EOS1 gene encoding Eos1p (CAGL0J05456g~Ortholog(s) have role in cellular response to oxidative stress, protein N-linked glycosylation and endoplasmic reticulum membrane localization), which translates to MATEAGTGQMTKESLRDAYRSIKKMSLNHLSAKQHLLMALCRDVSMLPPVYYTFMSLKKAWQISIQTTIKLYEPQSLRESLIAFWQTYMVANISDSVQFSNLRTMENVTQHNVNNTSAENWESVLFTALTKARASEHLFCALWCLVSLYLTYAILDSLMVRWIVKYSTLAAILRMFSMSMIIITFELMLLASLSPEKNYFLHTWITISCILTAVYIWQSYLTSDLNYVRNKKLDINDIDVDDEIEGINGQFSYSTTIEATPDNNSEYEVISNEDSPSQINQRRLNTIGSQQSRSSTPTSATSQRRSQKRNTVKSIDFTTKRYIDLYNITVFCVVPVGIASFITMVGLLRNLFIQRLDVEQLGRMLHESYNP; encoded by the coding sequence ATGGCCACTGAAGCTGGCACAGGCCAAATGACGAAGGAGTCACTCCGAGATGCTTACCGTTCCATAAAGAAGATGTCTCTAAACCATCTAAGTGCAAAGCAGCACCTGCTGATGGCACTCTGTAGAGATGTCTCTATGCTTCCTCCAGTCTATTATACATTTATGTCGTTGAAGAAAGCTTGGCAGATATCCATACAAACAACGATAAAGCTTTATGAGCCGCAATCACTTCGAGAAAGTTTAATAGCGTTTTGGCAGACGTATATGGTTGCTAATATAAGTGATTCAGTACAGTTTAGTAATTTAAGAACTATGGAGAATGTTACACAGCATAATGTTAACAACACAAGTGCAGAGAATTGGGAATCTGTGCTGTTTACCGCACTAACCAAGGCTCGTGCTTCTGAACACTTATTCTGTGCACTATGGTGTTTGGTTTCCTTGTACTTGACTTATGCTATCCTTGATTCTTTAATGGTACGATGGATTGTAAAGTACTCTACTCTGGCAGCAATTTTGAGAATGTTTTCTATGTctatgataataataacatttgAACTGATGTTACTAGCATCTTTATCCCCCGAAAAGAACTATTTTTTACACACTTGGATTACAATTAGTTGTATTCTAACGGCTGTCTATATCTGGCAAAGCTATTTGACCTCTGATCTTAATTATGtgagaaataaaaaactaGACATCAATGACATTGATGTTGACGATGAAATAGAAGGTATTAATGGACAATTCAGTTATTCTACAACTATAGAGGCTACACCAGATAATAATAGCGAATATGAGGTTATCTCTAATGAGGATAGCCCATCACAAATAAATCAGAGAAGACTAAACACGATTGGAAGTCAACAGTCGCGATCATCGACACCAACATCTGCAACATCGCAAAGGCGGTcacaaaaaagaaacactGTGAAAAGTATCGATTTTACAACTAAAAGATACATTGATCTCTACAACATTACAGTATTCTGTGTTGTTCCTGTTGGGATAGCAAGTTTTATCACCATGGTCGGATTACTGAGGAATTTATTTATCCAGAGATTAGATGTTGAACAACTAGGAAGAATGTTACATGAAAGTTATAATCCATAA
- the SWS2 gene encoding mitochondrial 37S ribosomal protein uS13m (CAGL0J05478g~Ortholog(s) have cytosol, mitochondrial ribosome, nucleus localization), with protein MVVHILGKAFKGKEVIRIALASKFYGVGKSTAERLCSKLGFYPWMRMHQLSEPQILNITSELSNMTIEGDARAIVRENIALKKKIGSYEGMRHALGLPVRGQRTRNNAKTARKINRIGVRAFHTAQ; from the coding sequence atggtgGTCCATATTTTGGGTAAGGCCTTCAAAGGTAAAGAGGTGATAAGAATTGCGTTGGCATCTAAATTCTATGGTGTTGGTAAGTCAACAGCTGAGAGACTATGCTCTAAGCTTGGATTTTATCCTTGGATGAGAATGCATCAGTTATCTGAACCACAGATATTAAATATAACTAGTGAACTATCTAATATGACAATTGAGGGTGACGCTAGAGCTATAGTTAGGGAGAACATtgctttgaagaagaagatcgGCTCATATGAAGGTATGAGGCATGCGTTAGGATTACCTGTTAGAGGTCAACGTACTAGAAATAACGCAAAGACGGCTAGAAAGATAAATCGAATAGGTGTAAGGGCATTCCACACTGCCCAGTAA
- the PMS1 gene encoding ATP-binding mismatch repair protein (CAGL0J05500g~Ortholog(s) have ATP binding, ATPase activity, dinucleotide insertion or deletion binding, heteroduplex DNA loop binding, single-stranded DNA binding activity and role in maintenance of DNA repeat elements, meiotic mismatch repair), translating to MPISQISEQDVHRITSGQVIIDLASAVKELVENSLDAQATQIDITFRKYGIDGLEVSDNGTGISKDDYESLALKHHTSKIKNFDDVLTNINTLGFRGEALSSLCGIARMAVITTTQPPRADRLEYDMAGHLSSKSTTTRNKGTTVIISDLFHNLPVRQKDFERTAKRHFTKCITLLQSYAIINESVRITVTNITSTGKKNNILSTAANQNLNKRIISIFGSTSLRGLSPISLTLDMNPFKKNIKSRYVDDPDFDNMDYKVKVTGLFSQNSFGCGRTSKDRQFIFMNKRPIDYPAVVKCCNEVYRTYNNVQYPMFILNFELTPDLIDVNITPDKRTVVLHNEQSVIDVLYENLSDYFDTQDMALPKEEPQDHISKRRRLLDHPSDSADDGSSSQLEISSTNESSFVTPIEMDITELVETNSFEYDGKESLPASEPDFRNDIEDDNMQCNSSPSKEPHSPDDNYNEIHKEQELSEVYAPQRNLRRPKVVNIEEFANPIHEPESYIAKNGSPKKSQESLILQIDDKVYKQTVTVNNNSDIVSIENITPSKEYDSQHSTARENDSKTESQETDSCESCKDDSNIPGLRSNDELLEYDDDKDEDLASFHPTDYNIRSPIKSVTSRTSKRDTFRSMTDNVLSKNNIQLLSQHLVVHNIDDIVNISNLKEIITNNTYMNERQGTSKIIRNSALNDLDKGAQYLSLSVKKSDFKDMKVVGQFNLGFILVTRNMGSNYDLFIVDQHASDEKFNFENLQQTTRFKSQKLISPETIELSVIDELIVMDNLSVFERNGFKIEIDEDAMAGHKVKLISIPVSKRTIFGVADFQELVYLIKEDGGTNKSNIKCSKIRAMFAMRACRSSIMVGKPLNMRTMTRVVQNLSTLDKPWNCPHGRPTMRHLMELQNWKSFSEDYKL from the coding sequence ATGCCAATTAGTCAAATATCAGAGCAAGACGTCCATAGAATCACATCAGGCCAAGTCATCATTGATTTGGCGTCCGCTGTAAAAGAGCTGGTAGAGAATAGTTTGGACGCTCAAGCAACCCAGATAGACATAACGTTCAGAAAGTACGGTATAGATGGACTAGAAGTGTCTGATAATGGTACAGGAATTTCGAAGGACGACTATGAGAGCCTCGCCCTAAAACATCACACTTCAAAGATTAAAAATTTTGACGATGTATTAACAAATATCAATACCCTAGGATTCCGTGGAGAAGctttatcatcattatGTGGCATTGCTCGAATGGCAGTCATTACTACTACACAGCCTCCGCGTGCTGATAGACTTGAATACGATATGGCAGGCCATCTTTCAAGTAAATCCACCacaacaagaaataaaggTACCACCGTAATAATAAGTGACCTATTCCACAATCTTCCAGTTAGACAAAAGGATTTTGAAAGAACAGCTAAGAGGCATTTCACTAAATGTATTACTTTATTACAGAGTTATGCAATTATAAATGAGAGCGTAAGAATTACAGTAACTAATATTACCTCCACTGGCAAGAAAAACAACATACTTTCAACAGCGGCAAACCAAAATTtaaacaaaagaattattAGCATATTTGGTTCTACAAGTTTAAGGGGCCTTTCACCGATATCACTAACTTTGGATATGAATCCatttaaaaagaatattaagAGTCGATACGTAGACGACCCCGATTTTGACAATATGGACTATAAAGTAAAAGTCACCGGATTATTTTCGCAGAATTCTTTTGGTTGTGGCAGAACTTCTAAGGATCGtcaatttattttcatGAATAAACGCCCGATTGATTATCCAGCTGTGGTTAAATGCTGCAATGAAGTCTACAGAACATATAATAATGTCCAATATCCCATGTTCatattaaattttgaaCTTACACCTGATTTAATCGACGTGAATATAACACCAGATAAGAGAACAGTAGTGTTGCATAATGAGCAAAGTGTTATCGATGTTTTATATGAAAATTTAAGCGACTATTTTGATACACAAGATATGGCACTACCCAAAGAAGAACCACAGGAtcatatttcaaaaaggCGAAGGTTATTAGACCATCCATCGGATTCTGCTGATGATGGATCCTCTTCACAGTTAGAAATCAGTTCAACAAATGAAAGCTCTTTTGTAACCCCCATTGAGATGGACATAACTGAGCTAGTAGAGACTAACAGCTTTGAATATGACGGAAAGGAGTCTTTGCCGGCATCAGAACCGGACTTTCGTAACGATATAGAGGATGATAATATGCAATGCAATAGCAGTCCTTCAAAAGAGCCCCACTCTCCAGATGATAATTACAATGAAATTCATAAAGAACAAGAGTTATCTGAGGTATATGCCCCACAAAGAAATCTCAGAAGACCCAAGGTAGTGAACATAGAAGAGTTTGCTAACCCTATTCATGAACCAGAAAGTTATATAGCTAAGAATGGGTCGCCTAAAAAGTCACAAGAATCACTTATACTACAAATCGACGACAAAGTGTACAAGCAAACTGTAACAGTGAATAACAATAGCGATATTGTATCAATAGAGAATATAACTCCAAGCAAAGAATACGACTCCCAACATAGTACTGCAAGAGAGAATGATAGTAAGACTGAAAGCCAAGAGACAGATTCATGCGAAAGTTGCAAAGATGATTCTAACATACCTGGATTGAGATCGAACGATGAATTGCTCGAATATGATGACGACAAAGATGAGGATTTAGCGTCATTCCATCCCACGGACTACAACATTAGATCACCTATTAAGTCAGTAACCAGTAGAACTTCGAAGCGTGATACATTCAGATCAATGACTGATAATGTTCTAAGTAAGAACAATATACAACTGCTATCACAGCACCTGGTCGTTCacaatattgatgatattgtaaatatatctaatctgaaagaaataatcaCCAACAACACTTACATGAATGAGAGACAAGGTACaagtaaaataataagaaattCTGCACTGAATGATTTAGACAAAGGTGCACAATATTTGTCATTATCTGTCAAAAAGAGTGATTTCAAAGACATGAAAGTTGTGGGCCAGTTTAATTTGGGGTTTATTCTAGTCACTAGAAACATGGGTAGCAATTATGACCTGTTTATTGTAGATCAACATGCTAGCGACGAGAAGTTTAATTTTGAGAACTTGCAACAAACTACAAGGTTCAAATcacaaaaattaatttcGCCAGAAACTATTGAATTAAGTGTCATTGATGAACTAATAGTAATGGATAATCTAAGTGTATTCGAGAGAAATGGGTTTAAGATTGAAATAGATGAAGATGCAATGGCAGGACACAAGGTCAAGCTGATTAGCATTCCAGTCTCAAAACGAACAATATTCGGAGTTGCAGATTTCCAAGAACTGGTATACTTGATTAAAGAGGATGGAGGTACAAACAAGAGTAACATAAAATGTAGTAAAATACGAGCAATGTTTGCAATGAGAGCTTGCAGAAGTAGTATCATGGTTGGAAAACCGCTAAATATGAGAACCATGACGAGGGTGGTACAAAACCTGAGTACTCTGGATAAGCCTTGGAATTGTCCTCATGGCCGCCCAACTATGAGGCATCTAATGGAGTTGCAAAATTGGAAGTCGTTCTCGGAAGACtataaattataa
- the SAL1 gene encoding Ca(2+)-binding ATP:ADP antiporter SAL1 (CAGL0J05522g~Ortholog(s) have ATP:ADP antiporter activity, calcium ion binding activity, role in ADP transport, ATP transport, mitochondrial transport and mitochondrion localization), with protein sequence MAGSNADDSRYERLFKDLDVDGNGRIDLRALKRAFKEKDHPLSKSDDALHLLFNAMDSNHDSVIDIEDFKKYARKAEEQIELGFQRIDADNDGKIKTSELTEYLHSLSTSADNGVRPEDKQVMKPRFNSFIKWAFLRRKAKSSSDPEYITYDQWRDFLLMMPREQGSRLHTAYSYFYLFNEDVDLSSEGDMTLINDFIKGFGFFIAGGISGVISRTCTAPFDRLKVFLIARTDLSSTLLNSTEDVLAKNPHAKPNKLRSPLVKAIISLYRQGGIKSFYVGNGLNALKVFPESSIKFGSFEITKKLMTKVENCKDTKDLSKLSTFIAGGLAGVCAQFSVYPIDTLKFRMQCAPLNAELKGRKLMIQTAKEMYTEGGLKLFYRGVTVGVLGIFPYAALDLGTFSMLKKWYISSKAKKLNKKEEDVELSNLVVLPMGAFSGTFGATVVYPINLLRTRLQAQGTFAHPYRYDGFRDVLLKTIQREGYPGLFKGLVPTLAKVCPAVSISYLCYENLKKLMKLQS encoded by the coding sequence ATGGCAGGTAGTAATGCTGATGATTCGAGATATGAACGGCTGTTTAAGGACTTAGATGTCGATGGTAATGGTCGGATAGATTTACGGGCTTTGAAACGGGCtttcaaagagaaagaCCACCCTTTGAGTAAAAGTGATGATGCCTTACATCTTCTCTTCAATGCCATGGACTCAAATCATGACTCCGTTATAGACATCgaagatttcaaaaagtaTGCTAGGAAAGCTGAAGAACAGATAGAACTCGGGTTTCAACGAATAGATGCAGACAACGATGGGAAAATTAAAACTAGTGAGCTAACTGAGTATCTACACTCATTGTCAACTTCAGCTGACAATGGTGTACGACCAGAGGATAAGCAAGTTATGAAGCCAAGATTTAATAGTTTCATAAAATGGGCTTTCTTgagaagaaaagcaaagTCTAGCTCTGACCCTGAATATATAACCTACGACCAATGGAGAGATTTTCTGCTAATGATGCCTCGAGAACAAGGCTCGAGACTACATACTGCTTACTcgtatttttatttattcaatGAGGATGTGGATCTGTCTTCTGAAGGTGATATGACTTTGATTAACGACTTTATAAAAGGGTTTGGTTTCTTCATCGCAGGTGGTATTTCTGGTGTTATTTCTCGTACTTGTACTGCACCGTTTGATAGATTGAAGGTGTTTTTAATTGCTAGAACAGATTTATCATCTACTTTGTTAAACTCCACAGAGGACGTGCTGGCTAAAAATCCACATGCCAAACCAAACAAACTTAGATCTCCATTAGTTAAAGCCATAATAAGTCTTTATAGACAAGGTGGTATAAAGTCTTTCTATGTGGGGAATGGTTTAAACGCTTTGAAAGTGTTTCCTGAAAGTTCAATTAAATTCGGGTCATTTGAAATtacaaagaaattaatGACAAAAGTAGAAAATTGTAAAGACACTAAAGATCTGTCCAAATTATCAACTTTCATTGCAGGTGGGTTAGCGGGTGTTTGTGCACAATTTTCTGTTTACCCAATTGATACACTGAAATTTAGAATGCAATGTGCCCCATTGAATGCAGAATTGAAAGGTAGAAAACTAATGATTCAAACAGCGAAAGAAATGTACACCGAAGGTGGTCTAAAGTTATTCTACAGAGGTGTTACTGTTGGTGTACTTGGTATCTTTCCGTATGCAGCATTAGATCTTGGAACTTTCAGTATGTTGAAAAAATGGTACATTTCATCAAaggcaaaaaaattaaataagaaagaagaagatgtgGAACTCAGCAACTTAGTCGTTCTACCAATGGGTGCCTTTAGTGGTACCTTTGGTGCCACTGTAGTCTATCCAATCAATTTACTGAGAACAAGACTGCAAGCACAAGGTACCTTTGCTCATCCTTATAGATATGACGGCTTCAGGGACGTCCTGCTAAAAACTATCCAAAGAGAAGGTTACCCAGGTCTCTTTAAAGGTTTGGTACCAACTTTAGCTAAAGTGTGTCCTGCTGTCTCTATCAGCTATTTATGTTatgaaaacttgaaaaagTTAATGAAATTGCAGTCTTAA